cgccaaacggtggatgatttaacaaaagcgcatttgcgagaAAAGCATAATCGCTGCACGaatgtacccaaccataaacatcaatgcctttttaAAATCAATGACAGAAGTATATAttcttaaacctgcatatttagttaaaagaaattaatgttagcaggcaatattaaactagggaaattgtgtcacttctcttgcgttcattgcacgcagagtcagggtatatacagcagtttgggccgcctggctcgttgcgaacctATTCACCAGAATTTTaggtaattatgacataacattgaaggttgtgcaatgtaaccggaatatttagacttatggatgccacccgttagataaaatacggaacggttccatatttcactgaaagaataaatgttttaatttcgaaattatagtttccggatttgaccatattaatgacctaaggctcgtatttctgtgtgttattatgttataattaagtctatgatttgatatttgacagagcagtctgactgagcggtggtaggcagcagcatgctcgtaagcattcattcaaacagcacttttgtgcgtttgccagcagcttatagcaatgcttcaagcattgagctgtttatgacttcaagcctatcaactcccgagattaggctggtgtaaccgatgtgaaatggctagctagttagcggggtgagcGCGAATAgcttttcaaacgtcactcgctctgagacttggagtagttgttccccttgctctgcaagggccgcagcttttgtggagcgatgggtaacgatgcttcgagggtggctgttgtgttcctggttcgagcccaggtaggggcgaggagagggacggaagctatactgttacattggcaatactaaagttcctataagaacatccaaaagTCAaaagttaatgaaatacaaatggtagagacaaatagtcctataattcctataataactacaacctagaacttcttacctgggaatattgaagactcatgttaaaaggaaccaccagctttcatgttctcatgttctgagcaaggaactgaaacgttagctttcttacatagcacaaattgcacttttactttcttctccaacactttgtttttgcattatttaaaccaaattgaacatgtttcattatttatttgaggctaaattgatttgattgatgtataatattaagtgaaaataaaagtgtacattcagtattgttgtaattgtcattattacaaataaataaataaatacatttttcaaaaatcggccgattaatcagtatcggctttttatGGTcatccaataattggtatcgaaaaaccataatcggtcgacctctaattcacacacacacactttggaaagtatttagactctaactttttacacattttgtaaaTACCTtatacacaagtattcagaccctttgctatgagacttgaaattgagatgcatcctgtttccattgatcatccatgagatatttctacaacttgattgaattCCACtggagaataaggctgtaaggtaacaaaaaagtggaaaaggggaagaagtctgaatactttccgaatgcactgtatatactgagtatagctggatgtcctttgggtagttgaccattcttgatacacacaggaaacagttgagcgtgaaaaacccagcagcgttgcagttcttgacacaaaccagtgcacctgacacctactaccataccccattcaaagacactttaatattttgtcttgcccattcaccctctggatggcacacacacacacaatccatgtttcaattgttccaaggcttaaaagtccttctttaacccttctcctcccctccatcttcatggattgaagtggatttaacaagtgacatcaataagggatcatagctttcacctggtcagtctatgtttattgttttgtatacttAGAGTATTTTGTACACAATAAAGATAATCTATTATGGATCAACATCTAAATATTGCTCCAAAACTCAGAacccttttttttatttatctgaCAACGTTCTAATTGTGCCTGCCTCTTTGCGAACGAGTGGAATCATGAACAGTGGTTTGTTCGTTATGTTCACCTGCGTCCCCCGGATATGCCTCCAAATCCAGCCTTTTTAGGAAAACATTCACCAGTCTCTCAAAAGGCTAACTCCACCCTCTCGTGGCACAGGCCTCACGAGGGCCTGAGATGTGAAACGAAATACCCCAGCCCACAGTCAGTTCGAGTAAACAAGGAGAAATGCTGCTGAAAGTGCATTTGCGAGACTTCGGACAAAATGCCATTTAAAAACCGTCTCGCGACTACATTCGTATCTACAGACATCCCCCAAACAAAAACTGACTCTCGGATAATGCACAACTGGTCAAGAGTCACTTATGTCAGTCAGTTTGGTGGCTAGCTGCCGGCAGAGACTTCTATTGCAGTAACGTTGAAGGTCTCTGGCTAGTATTACTTAGCTTCTTACTTCATCCTACCTCAGCAGGAGCAAACGATACACCAATACGTTCTCATAATAGGTTTTCCTTTACAGAGAGTAGGctactgagacagacagtgatgtgGGCATGTGGCACTCAGTGTTGAGGCTGAGGCAGGCTGCAATTCATGCAGGAggtagcagaggagagagaggaagcaagcagagagagaagTTACTACAGTGCTTCTTAAACTTGGGCCTCAGAAAATATGTACTTATCTTATCAAACAAGATAAGAACTTACAAAAAAtgatatgtttgaatatgaaCATCCTCACGTGgcctatcttccctataggcctAGATTAACATGCAAACAAAGTTCTAAAATGCCATACGTTTTCCATTTCGTCCCTGACGCTACATGTCAGTGTGAACAATTTCTCACATCACATTACGATTATAAAACTAATAGGCGATGTGTTTGTAGAACGACTAAGGTGAACGAACCTACAGCAGCCAGGTTGAGAATGGCTGGGGTCATTTTTGCTGTTCACCAAATAGCATttcaacgttttttttttttacggaccTCACTAAAACTCAAACCCTGGTTACAGCCCTTGACAGAAAGGGGTGGGAAGCGGTTCAAAAGTGTTTCGCGAGGAATTCAAAGGCCAAAGTAAGTAGCTAAGAAAATATGTTGATGAAAGTTCACTTATTGAGTATCTGGGGGAAAATAAATTCTCAATTGAAAACAATACATGGCGTCCACAAAGTTTGAATTCCACACACAAATCTCAAGGCCTTTCAGACAAAGTACTCACTTTTAGCCAGAGGCTTCCTCACTTTAATGCAAAGCTCTTTAGGTAATCTGCTCCAGTCTGAAACAGAACCATAGAAAAAGAGAAACGTGTTAACACAGAAAAATACACATCACAAAAAACACACCATAATGGATCTTATTCACAGTATAAGGAATAATGACACCACAGCACAAGATAAAAAAATCGGACAAATTCAGACCAGAAATGGACTTGTCTGGCACCATCTGCTGGACATATACCAACACTGCATCAAAAGAAAACACCAGAAAAAGGACAGACTCAGCCTGGCTAGGTGTTGCCGCTGAAGACTACAAGCAGCAGAGCAGGAAAGTGGTACAGAGAATTAAATAGTTAATGAAAGAGACAACTGTTCTGTGATCTGTTGGGTGCAGATTCTAACCCACTGTATTTCCACAAACCAGCCCATCATTACTCACCTGGGCTCCACTCGATGGCACTGTCCTTGGGATCTCCACTCTGGTACTTATCAGAGTAGCGatcaacatctacaatggaaacAACAGCATAATTACAACTAACAACGTCCTATTCATATAATACCAGCAAAGGGAAACAAGTATGACACTCCATTACAAAACCTTCTATACCATTTGTCTGACATACATTAACATCCATCATAACTGCGTACTTTTACATGCATTCAATAACCCGATTATTGTGAATACTTTGACAATATAATAGATTGATTTAAACATTTACATGCTTTGCCCTTACAATCCGGTTTACATGGACAGCTGATCAATTGGCTACCTAAAGGGACTTACGAAATGATTTCACGCGCGACAAATTACATAACAAAAACTTGCAATTTTCTTTAAAAGTTTACAAATAACATTAACCATATGACTTTGAAACTTAGCTCAATCACGGTTAATAACATTCTACGATTTCTCCACCCCTTAAAATGAGACTCGGCAATATGACATTGCAACGAGCAGCACCACAGATGTTGCAGATGAGCACGATGCAAGACAATGCACTCACCGAGTATCATAGAGTAGCTGTGCATGTGCAATTCAATAGCTATAACGTGATAGCTATGGGACCAAAATGGCAGAGCCTCACGCTTCAATGCCCTTACCCGTTTCGCGAAAATTGCCCTGATATTGCCGTTTACTTTGTGCATCGCTAACTCTGCCTTCAATCCTGTGTGTGCTGGCTTACCTCTTTTGGGAGCGGCCCGTCTGATGTAGAAGGGCAGGGTCTTGTTGGCGGCCCTCAGCTCCTGTTTCAGAGCCAGCATgtactccacctcctctcctgtctgcagGGGCACAGGCTGGACTGGCATGGGCTGAGGTTAGGGAGGGGGAACAGATCAAGAGGCTGGGTTGTTATAGCGCCACAACACTAGCACTAAGTAAAGACATTACTACATTTAAATTACTATACAGTATTTCAAAATACTGCAACCCAGTTAGAGGATGGTAGGCAATATTGTGTGTCTAAACCAGTCAGTGTCCATACAAATGATATTGTACCTCAAGAGAGAAAAAATGCCTCTAagagaaaaacaaaacatgtatCCATTACATTACTAGTAATATTAGATAACTGTAATTATTTTAATTTTGTGACGCTCAAGACAAGAGCACTATAAGCAACAGCGGCAAGGTAAGTCTAGGCTACAATGTTACAAGCCCTGACTCCATGTGCACACTCACAGGGAAGAGGGGTGAGGGCTTAAAGGTGGTGGGGGGCAGGCTGTCTCCCCTTCCTATGCCCAAATCCTCCAGGTTGAAGGTCATCTGACCCCTTCCACGACCCCTGCCTCTTCCAGCCATGGTGATGAGTCTGTAGCTAAATGCATGAAAGAAAACTGATATAGACGTAGCCTAACAAACACAAATGCACATAGCAGCCAGTATTGTGGATATCTAACTAGCATTTGAGACAGGGCTCCCAACACTTGGGCCCCAATTTACCTTTGTTTATAGATTGCTAGTAACTAGTCAGGTAGCTAGCACTCAATAACCACATGGGAGTCCATACAGAATAGGAAAGCTAGTTACAGTAGCTATTGCATTTCACCCTTGCCCTATTGACTGCTGTATGGGCCTGAGTTCTCGATAATTAATTTCACACATTACATCACATTTTTTAGCAGGCAAAATATCTAGTTAGCTCGCCGTGATATTTTAACTACCATCCAGTGACCTCTACAGTGCAGCATTGTGGTTGTTGTATAGCCAGATAGCTAACATTAGTATTGGCTGGCATTCAAGCTAGCTATCTATATTTCGCCGCTAAGGATCATTCTGGCATGGTATTGTTTCCACTTAACGTTACCTAAATGGTTTGATAGCGATGAAGCTAACGATTAAGCTTGCAGGTTGAGCCTTTTAATAAACTGCAGGCTATAATACATATGCTGCTTTTCCTCTTGACACATATAGCTTATACTGTAGAACATCCAACATTTTAGGAATAAATCCACACGTGCAGACTGCCGGATGTTTTCAACTGGAGTAAACGTGTGTTCCGTCGGCCTTGAATGTCTCATGAAACATATTCTGTGAGGAATTGTTCCGCCCTACTGTTAAGTACTGATATGGAATGATCGTTTCCAATTCAATCTACCATGATTCAATTTCCCCTCAAAAATGTGTTAGTGTTTTTGAGCAGTTGTGGTGAGCTATATCATAGAAAAAAAATGTAGCAATTGTTCATGAATTCATTCTTCTGTCTAGGCAATAAGGAAAAACAGCTCACAAGACATTGATGCTCTTCTCATTCGCCCCAAAATAGCTCGGCCAGTGCTGCCACCCGATGGCGCTATTATTCCTAGCATATTTTGTTATTTGCCAATGTTACGTACAATGATTTATGATTGTTTGAGAAAATGAGGGTGTGGTGTTTAGTTCGGGGTGAATTTTAGATTTGCCGGTTAGCTTTGTGCTTGTTATGCTGAAAAGGTTAGACTCTTAAATGGTATGCAATGCCAAATAATTACTTTACATTTCACATCTACCCTTATAGTGACTTCACAGGAAATACTGGGGTTATTTCCTTTAACAGAGCACAAGTCACACTACAGAAGTAAATCGTTCCATCCTTTATTAAACATAGCTTGCAAGAGATAAATATTACAAAGTTATTTCCTCCAAAATTAGCTTATTTTTTTTCAGTCAATGCATAATCATTATTAACCAACTGGCAGTTTTCAAACAGCATCAATAttctttcatttttgttttgtttttttgaagACAGTTAAATATCAAGTATGTGCAAAAGGTCAGGATTTACATTTGaaatcaaaataaaacaaaagggCTTTTTTTTATAGGATCAAAATTCATTTTAATATTTTCACCCATTCCCCAATGTCCATTCAATTGATACAGATTGAGTCATTATCAATGTCATTTTTTtctcacaaatgtaatatacaacATCAACATTATGCAATGTTCAAACTGAGGAATTGCAGTTAATTTTATATGTATAAAAAGAAAAGCTTTCAGCATATTCACATCAAATTTAGAAAATGATTTGCAATaaatccctcctccctccccttcaaaAAGTTACCTGTATTTCCAACAATAACTAAAATGCCAAGAGTAAATGAAATTATaccaataaaataatacatttgtgTAGCCAGGAAATGTGATCAGTCCTCCATCAGAATGACATCACGATTAGTAAACCCCATAACTAACACTGTCCTGATGGGCAGCTTTATCTGCCTTAAAAGGTTTTAGACACAACCCCATTATTATTTAACTCACTTATATGGCAGTCAATATAGTATTGTCAGTTTGATAACTCCATGAAAATTCCCCAAAACAGATGTTGACCAGAACAAAATGGTGACGAGGGCAATATTTCACTCATCTCCAACAGCTCCTAGCACACTagattaaaaacaaatacttgtaattttttaaaactttttttagaCAACTTATATGTTCCAATGGAAAGCATGAGCATTACAAAATGTCACATTTTCATATTCATAGAAATATGGAAGAAAGCAAAGGAAATGTAATTTTTTTAACTGGGTAGCCCTGTAGTTCAGTACAGAAATTGAAATcaacaaaaacacagagagatcTGTGGATTTGATGACTATCCCGGGGTAGTACTGTCCGTCAGCGCTTTGACCCATGCCACGTCCTCACAAATGAAGTCTGCATGAGCTCAACCAAAGTAAGAAATACACTGAACAGCGTTGAGTTTCTAATAGAACATACAACAAACATACGTGAACTTGACATTCTTCACGCTCAAAGCCTGTGGAATGGATCTAACTCCGTCAGAACAATGACCACTTTTCCGGCAAACACTACTCACTACAACAAAAAAAAGACATCCAGGgagaaaatgtgtaaaaaaaaaataataataagagaatcCCATACATTTTGCACATTTGTTACACAATAATACACAGTGATCACAAAACGAAATGGCAAGCTTCACTATATTCATGGCTTTTTGTTTGCTTTTCTACACaatataccattttttttttaagggaGAAAAAAAAGCTTATGTACAATAAGTCATTATTACTTCTGACCTAGCAAATATCGTGTCATTTTTATTTCAGTCAATAAAATGTTGTTTGAtaattttttagattttttttcttgaaaacttaaaacattacaaacaaaacaaaaaaaatgaactgAATTGAGACATCAGAAATAGAAGAATGACATTTAAAAaccctaaaacatttgacataaAAATAAAAGATGGTGGTTGAAATTACCAAGGTGTGTGGATTCATCTATTACAGTCTGCAAGAGAGAGAACGGATCTTCAATATACAAGTCCAGCTTTGTAGCAAAAGGACATAGAAAAAAAACGAGACAGTCAAATCaaatatatgatggggtgggaAAGAAAATGTACCCCGACAAACATTTTTTCAAATGACATCCTATAGTAACCAACCACAAAAGAAGGTATTGATTGACAATAGtataagcaacaaaaaaaaaaactcttctGAATGTAAACTTCCATTCACATCTACATATTGCACCTGCCAATCAAACCCAAGGTAGTTTCATAATGACTTGGTGTATGTTCAGTATAAATAACTTACAAGAACTAGGAAATGGGAACTTGAGATTTCATAGGCCACTGCATGAGTGCACTTGACACACCAAATCTGTGTATCCAGTGGGTAGAGCTTGTATCCAATTTTCAGACTACTCTGCTGTAGGACTAAATGTAAGCCTGTCATGTCAGGCCTGCTAAACTGCACACACCCAGTGATAGTAGTGTTAACTATCCTGAGATTGATCCAAATCAGTAGATTACCCCATTTCAAAGAATCCATCTTGTTTGGTTCAGCTCCTCATAGCTTCCACTCTAACAGTGTTGGTCATAATCTCACAACCACACCATACAGGTTGTCAGTGCATAAGAGGGTGAAAAACCCCAAACTCTTTCTTGAGGCCAGTGAACAATACAGGTGAGACATGTTTAAGTGCCAATATTATTGCAGGGTCTTCGATGGTCCTTTGGCTTTACTTAAGACTCTCTATGGCCATGGGGATGGTGATGTGCCCTAACCCTTTATTCACTGACCTATTTGACCCAAAACGGACATAATACGCTGTTGAGCCAATGGCCTACAGGGCCAAACGTTTTATGTCGTTCCAACGGTTGACCTAAACTCCTGATACAGTGAGAGGTGAAATTGCAAAGATAGGTTATAGCAGTAAATAATGCAACAATCCTCTAAAAGCCTGAAAGACTGAAAACTGTGACGCTGAACCTAGCACAAACTAAAAGTCCTGTCTGATCTTCCCAAGACTAGCCATAAACCCCCTATAGCTTCAACACGGACACACATATAAAAACGTATCTCCTCTGCCAGCCAGACAAACCCAAACCAATTGAAGATCTGCTGGTCTACCTCTCTCGGAGTAATACTGCACATTTACTGAACACTGCTTTAATGTATTGTATGACGTGTAGCAAACTTGACTTCAAAACCAAACCGAAAGACAAACACAGAACGTGCTGCTGGTGAAATGTGTGTGGCAGTGGTAAAAGAGTGTTGACAGGTGTGAGAGACCATGCTTGTATGACCGATGCCCCAAAGGACAACGGGGGGCAAAAAGAAGGATAAAAACAATTTGGTGTCAGTGCCAGCGTTAACAAAACTGTTCAAATCATTGAAAAGATAAGAGGGTTAACCAATTGAATGTCGTCTGATACAGTCCACATGAACACTCTGGACAATGGTCTCTCTCCCCCGAAGACAATCGGATGACATCCGCACCTTGGGGTACCTGGGTATTGTAACATTTTTAACTTTTTATTTTCATTTGATTCATAATAAGAAAAGTGCTCCTCGAGAATGAGGCATCTCGTGTGCATTGCCTGAACACGATGATTGATCCATCTATCCCATTTTCTAGATAAATCCAGTTCAGTCTCCTTTCTCTCAAGCTAGCCATCAATACATAATCCATATAGATATTTGAATAGTTTCAATCTGTTCACTATTTTTTGATAATTATCGTCTCCTGGGGCAAGTACCTCACAGATACGCAGCCTTTTCTACAGGAGACGGCGCAAAAAAAACAACGACAAATCAAGAAACCctacaacaacaagaaaacaaATAACATGCCACTGCCTCCTCCTGCTCGAGTCCTCTCCATTTCCCTCGCGGTACCACAAGAAACAGTTGGGTTTAGAAAGGTTTGAAGTCTCTGCATACGCTGAAAGTGAAGGCATTGAGGGGCAATGGAGAATCTTGGGGGCAGGTTTCATGACCCCATTTTCAGGCCTGTGCCAAGCAGCGAGATGGGACGATACGCCACAGTCCAAAATGGCTGCCACGCTCCTTCTCTATGCAGGCCATGGCCTCCACCGGTGACATGGCAGGT
The DNA window shown above is from Oncorhynchus mykiss isolate Arlee chromosome 18, USDA_OmykA_1.1, whole genome shotgun sequence and carries:
- the LOC110496350 gene encoding DNA-directed RNA polymerase III subunit RPC7-like isoform X1; amino-acid sequence: MAGRGRGRGRGQMTFNLEDLGIGRGDSLPPTTFKPSPLFPPMPVQPVPLQTGEEVEYMLALKQELRAANKTLPFYIRRAAPKRDVDRYSDKYQSGDPKDSAIEWSPVLVYVQQMVPDKSISDWSRLPKELCIKVRKPLAKRHPPQVKQPKKPLVGKEEILTKLETLEKNEEAVNSEEEEDGEKKKTNEEEEQPEEEDYEEDFEEDTDYIMSYFDNGEEFGGDSDDNMDEATY
- the LOC110496350 gene encoding DNA-directed RNA polymerase III subunit RPC7-like isoform X2; the encoded protein is MAGRGRGRGRGQMTFNLEDLGIGRGDSLPPTTFKPSPLFPPMPVQPVPLQTGEEVEYMLALKQELRAANKTLPFYIRRAAPKRDVDRYSDKYQSGDPKDSAIEWSPDWSRLPKELCIKVRKPLAKRHPPQVKQPKKPLVGKEEILTKLETLEKNEEAVNSEEEEDGEKKKTNEEEEQPEEEDYEEDFEEDTDYIMSYFDNGEEFGGDSDDNMDEATY